A region from the Spirochaeta thermophila DSM 6192 genome encodes:
- the murB gene encoding UDP-N-acetylmuramate dehydrogenase, translating into MDKVRKLAEKINITGSVLLDEPMARHTSFQVGGPADLFVVPEGGEEFVRVVRMVREEGLPLFVLGGGANILVSDRGVRGVVVHTGRVREAVWDEEGAWLDAGVRIEDAVLEAVERGMAGLEDFAWMPGSVGGSAYMNARCYGRSFSDVMSAFEVIDEEGRLVEKEVREEEFGYKRSPLQGKGWVLVRARVRLGKGEREALARRVREVRADREAKGHFAAPSAGSVFKNNRAFGAPTGVLVDRLGLRGYRIGGAQVSPLHGNIIINAGGATATDILTLIRFIEAKVYDTCGYRLEREVLLVGEWDEEDLTPPFPPA; encoded by the coding sequence GTGGATAAGGTACGGAAACTGGCGGAAAAAATCAACATAACGGGCTCGGTTCTGCTGGACGAGCCGATGGCCCGGCACACCTCGTTCCAGGTGGGAGGGCCCGCCGACCTCTTCGTGGTGCCGGAGGGCGGGGAGGAGTTCGTACGGGTGGTGCGGATGGTGAGGGAGGAGGGGCTGCCGCTCTTCGTCCTGGGCGGGGGCGCAAACATCCTGGTCTCCGATAGGGGGGTGCGGGGCGTGGTGGTGCACACGGGACGGGTGAGGGAGGCGGTGTGGGACGAGGAGGGGGCCTGGCTCGATGCAGGGGTGCGGATCGAGGACGCGGTGCTGGAGGCGGTGGAGCGGGGGATGGCAGGGCTCGAGGACTTCGCGTGGATGCCGGGGAGCGTGGGCGGGAGCGCCTACATGAACGCGCGGTGCTACGGCAGGTCGTTCTCGGACGTGATGAGCGCGTTCGAGGTGATAGACGAGGAGGGGCGGCTGGTGGAGAAGGAGGTGCGGGAGGAGGAGTTCGGCTACAAACGATCGCCCCTGCAGGGGAAGGGGTGGGTGCTCGTGCGCGCGCGGGTGCGGCTGGGGAAGGGGGAGCGGGAGGCGCTGGCACGGCGGGTGCGGGAGGTGCGGGCGGACAGGGAGGCGAAGGGTCACTTCGCCGCACCGTCGGCCGGGTCGGTCTTCAAGAACAACCGGGCCTTCGGCGCACCCACCGGCGTGCTCGTGGACAGGCTCGGGCTGCGGGGCTACAGGATAGGGGGGGCCCAGGTCTCACCCCTCCACGGCAACATCATCATCAACGCGGGTGGGGCCACCGCCACGGACATCCTCACCCTCATCCGATTCATCGAGGCAAAGGTCTACGATACCTGCGGCTACAGACTCGAACGTGAAGTCCTGCTCGTGGGCGAGTGGGACGAAGAGGACCTCACGCCTCCCTTCCCGCCTGCCTAG
- a CDS encoding Gfo/Idh/MocA family protein: MHMEHDEFQPVRWGVLGVSGHYRLRVHNPMDDLENEGVVERIAIASRELERAKEAARQLGFRKAYGSYEDLLADPEVEAVYIPLPNTMHAEYVKKAADAGKHILCEKPFTMSAKETEEAIQYALEKEVLVMEAFMYRLHPQWQHAKRLVSAGEIGEVQNIHVFFSYHNPDPSNIRNRKELGGGAIPDIGCYAVSSSRFLMGREPERVVALVRRDPELEVDTLSSGILDFGGPRALFTVGTRTFPRQEVQVYGSRGYLSIEIPFNMYPDVPAKLTVQTSVGTRVVETEAIDQYGLEFTAFSLAVRGEMPLPIPPEDAIANQKVLDALFRSEESGTWEKVT; encoded by the coding sequence ATGCACATGGAACACGACGAGTTTCAACCCGTCCGGTGGGGCGTGCTGGGCGTGTCGGGCCACTACAGGCTCCGCGTCCACAATCCCATGGACGATCTTGAAAACGAGGGGGTGGTGGAACGCATCGCCATCGCCTCGAGGGAGCTCGAACGGGCAAAGGAAGCGGCCCGGCAGCTGGGATTCAGGAAGGCCTACGGATCCTACGAGGACCTGCTCGCCGATCCGGAGGTGGAGGCGGTCTACATCCCCCTTCCCAACACCATGCACGCAGAGTACGTGAAGAAGGCTGCCGATGCGGGCAAGCACATCCTCTGCGAAAAGCCCTTCACCATGTCCGCGAAGGAGACCGAGGAGGCCATCCAGTACGCACTGGAGAAGGAGGTGCTCGTCATGGAGGCCTTCATGTACCGGCTCCACCCCCAGTGGCAGCACGCAAAGAGACTGGTCTCGGCAGGTGAGATCGGGGAGGTCCAGAACATCCACGTGTTCTTCTCCTACCACAACCCCGATCCCTCCAACATCCGCAACCGCAAGGAACTGGGCGGGGGCGCCATCCCCGACATAGGGTGCTATGCGGTCTCCTCCAGCAGGTTCCTCATGGGGAGGGAGCCGGAGCGGGTCGTGGCCCTCGTCCGGCGTGACCCTGAGCTGGAGGTGGACACCCTCTCCTCCGGGATCCTCGACTTCGGCGGGCCGCGGGCCCTCTTCACGGTGGGGACCCGCACCTTCCCCCGGCAAGAGGTCCAGGTCTACGGCTCGCGGGGGTATCTGTCCATCGAGATCCCGTTCAACATGTACCCGGACGTGCCGGCAAAGCTCACGGTCCAGACGAGCGTGGGTACGAGGGTGGTGGAGACCGAGGCCATCGACCAGTACGGCCTCGAGTTCACAGCCTTCTCCCTCGCCGTGAGGGGTGAGATGCCCCTCCCCATTCCGCCCGAGGACGCCATCGCCAACCAGAAGGTGCTCGATGCCCTCTTCCGCTCCGAGGAGAGCGGGACGTGGGAGAAGGTCACCTGA
- a CDS encoding valine--tRNA ligase, producing the protein MKQKEVLLEKVYNPKEFEERIYATWLEQGAFMPREGVGKPFVIVIPPPNVTGVLHMGHGLNNSLQDILIRYHRMKGEPTLWLPGTDHAGIATQSVVERKLWAQGVDPRSLGREKFVEITWQHALEHKEIIINQLKKIGASCDWSRERFTLDEGLSRAVREVFVSLYEKGLIYRGTYLVNWSPGLKTALADDEVEYKEVQGKLYYILYPVADSEEKVMIATTRPETMLGDTAVAVHPGDERYRHLVGKEVIVPLVNRRVKVIADEYVDPEFGTGVVKITPAHDFNDFEIGKRHNLEFINIFNPDATLNEHVPEKYRGLSREEARARVVEDLKALGLLVKEEPHVHQVGHCYRTHVPVEPYLSEQWFVRMDTMAQKALKAWEEGKIQFFPRKWENTYTHWLRNIRDWCISRQLWWGHRIPVWYCDDCGAQMVLREDPTSCTSCGSTKIRQDEDVLDTWFSSWLWPFSTLGWPEETEDLKRFFPTTTLVTAYDIIFFWVARMIMASLEFMHEVPFRDIYITGLVRDKQGRKMSKSLGNGIDPLEIVEEYGADALRFTLAFLAAQGQDVLLDKETFQVGAHFANKIWNASRFILMNLEGRTLIPFEEIETTDVDRWILHRLNQTIRTVRDALETYRFNEAAQTAYEFFWSDFCDWYIESAKRSLNGDDEREKDRVVSLLLFVLEQALKLLHPFLPFVTEELYQKLPTTEGLLILAPFPEPREEWDDPAAEASYAVLQEVVRGVRSLRSQFTIPPSVKFRVVVRSDDERLRAYLEAHDDLMKLLMNIEDLAIQEEPPARDGAVVVVGKGFEVYSYIRDLIDVPREIERLEKKIAKLQGVLEKVEKKLANPHFVEKAHPQVVEGERAKQKDLAEQIAKLREYEALLKG; encoded by the coding sequence ATGAAGCAGAAGGAAGTGCTGCTGGAGAAGGTGTACAACCCCAAAGAGTTCGAAGAACGCATCTATGCCACCTGGCTGGAACAGGGTGCCTTCATGCCGCGGGAAGGTGTAGGGAAGCCCTTCGTCATCGTCATCCCGCCGCCGAATGTGACCGGTGTACTCCATATGGGCCATGGGCTCAACAATTCCCTGCAGGACATCCTCATCCGTTACCACAGGATGAAGGGAGAGCCCACGCTTTGGCTCCCCGGCACCGATCATGCGGGTATCGCCACCCAGAGTGTGGTGGAACGGAAGCTGTGGGCCCAGGGAGTGGATCCGCGCTCGCTCGGGCGGGAAAAGTTCGTGGAGATCACCTGGCAGCACGCCCTCGAGCACAAGGAGATCATCATCAATCAACTCAAGAAGATAGGAGCCTCCTGCGACTGGTCACGGGAGCGGTTCACCCTCGATGAGGGGCTCTCGCGGGCAGTGAGGGAGGTCTTCGTCTCACTCTACGAGAAGGGGCTCATCTACCGGGGGACCTATCTCGTGAACTGGTCTCCGGGGCTCAAGACCGCCCTCGCGGACGACGAGGTGGAGTACAAGGAGGTCCAGGGGAAGCTCTACTACATCCTCTACCCGGTGGCGGACAGCGAGGAGAAGGTGATGATCGCCACCACCCGGCCTGAGACCATGCTGGGCGATACCGCGGTGGCGGTCCACCCAGGGGATGAGCGATACCGGCACCTCGTGGGGAAGGAGGTGATCGTCCCCCTGGTGAATCGCAGGGTGAAGGTGATCGCCGACGAGTACGTGGATCCTGAGTTCGGAACCGGTGTGGTGAAGATCACCCCTGCGCACGACTTCAACGACTTCGAGATAGGCAAGCGGCACAATCTCGAGTTCATCAACATCTTCAACCCCGATGCCACGCTCAACGAGCACGTGCCTGAGAAGTACCGGGGACTCTCGCGGGAAGAGGCCCGCGCCCGGGTGGTGGAGGATCTCAAGGCGCTCGGCCTCCTCGTGAAGGAGGAGCCCCACGTGCATCAGGTGGGCCACTGCTACCGCACCCACGTGCCTGTGGAGCCCTACCTCTCGGAGCAGTGGTTCGTGCGGATGGACACCATGGCCCAGAAGGCACTCAAGGCGTGGGAGGAGGGGAAGATCCAGTTCTTCCCCAGGAAGTGGGAGAACACCTATACCCACTGGCTGAGGAACATCCGCGACTGGTGCATAAGCCGCCAGCTCTGGTGGGGACACCGGATCCCGGTCTGGTACTGCGACGACTGCGGAGCCCAGATGGTCCTCAGGGAGGACCCCACCTCCTGTACCTCCTGCGGCAGTACGAAGATTCGGCAGGACGAGGATGTGCTCGACACCTGGTTCTCCTCGTGGCTCTGGCCCTTCTCCACGTTGGGCTGGCCTGAGGAGACCGAGGATCTCAAGCGGTTCTTCCCCACCACCACCCTGGTCACCGCCTACGACATCATCTTCTTCTGGGTGGCCCGCATGATCATGGCGAGCCTCGAGTTCATGCACGAGGTGCCGTTCCGGGACATCTACATCACCGGGCTTGTGCGCGACAAGCAGGGACGCAAGATGTCCAAGTCCCTCGGGAACGGGATCGACCCGCTCGAGATCGTGGAGGAGTACGGGGCCGACGCCCTCAGGTTCACCCTCGCCTTCCTCGCCGCCCAGGGGCAGGACGTGCTCCTCGACAAGGAGACTTTCCAGGTGGGGGCCCACTTTGCCAACAAGATATGGAATGCCTCCAGGTTCATCCTCATGAACCTGGAGGGGCGCACCCTCATCCCGTTCGAAGAGATAGAGACCACCGACGTGGACAGGTGGATCCTCCACCGCCTCAACCAGACCATCCGCACGGTGAGGGATGCGCTCGAGACCTACCGCTTCAACGAGGCGGCCCAGACCGCGTACGAGTTCTTCTGGAGCGACTTCTGTGACTGGTACATCGAGAGCGCCAAGCGTTCCCTCAACGGGGATGACGAGCGGGAGAAGGACCGGGTGGTCTCCCTCCTCCTGTTCGTCCTCGAGCAGGCGCTCAAGCTCTTGCATCCCTTCCTCCCCTTTGTCACGGAAGAGCTCTACCAGAAGCTCCCCACCACCGAGGGCCTGCTCATCCTCGCCCCCTTCCCCGAGCCGCGGGAGGAGTGGGACGATCCTGCAGCCGAGGCCTCCTATGCCGTGCTCCAGGAGGTGGTGCGGGGGGTACGCTCGCTCCGAAGCCAGTTCACTATCCCGCCGTCGGTGAAGTTCCGGGTGGTGGTGCGCTCCGATGACGAGAGGCTCCGTGCCTACCTGGAGGCGCACGATGACCTCATGAAGCTCCTCATGAACATCGAGGATCTCGCGATACAGGAGGAGCCGCCTGCCCGGGACGGGGCGGTGGTCGTGGTGGGCAAGGGCTTCGAGGTCTACTCCTACATACGAGACCTCATCGACGTGCCCAGGGAGATAGAGCGCCTTGAGAAGAAGATCGCGAAGCTGCAGGGGGTGCTCGAAAAGGTGGAGAAGAAGCTCGCCAATCCCCACTTCGTGGAGAAGGCTCACCCCCAGGTGGTGGAGGGGGAGCGGGCAAAACAGAAGGATCTCGCCGAGCAGATCGCCAAGCTTCGGGAGTACGAGGCCCTGCTCAAGGGCTGA
- a CDS encoding Crp/Fnr family transcriptional regulator, with protein sequence MAEPLQLSLVNFRKGAYIIVEGKQDADYFYIIRSGQVRLARETSVVDDEGGDILGPGDFFGVVATMSRHSHIETAQALTDVSLIAVHRDNYHLLIERNTPVALKIIEKFSRQMRHLDRKLSQLTLKHTIEEYDLEHLFRVGEYYVRQNQYSIAYYAYYQYLKYAPQGRNVEQAKARMEKIKPYARPVFLEPAEGLTRTYPKDTMIFCENMPGEELFVIQKGSVRITKIVNDREVLLAVLKPGDIFGEMALLENKPRSASAIAHEDCTLLVVNKANFERMVSTQPQLIAKLTTLLAERIWFLYKQLANTLLTNPVARLYDGMLIHLEKLRVSIRDGTAYTFDFGPRELVNMVGLPQEKGLRAFQEILSSKIIRVLDDRIVVSDVAELEKQAKSYRKIERIERARKGIKTQDAF encoded by the coding sequence ATGGCTGAACCACTCCAGCTCTCCCTGGTCAACTTCCGGAAAGGCGCGTACATCATCGTGGAAGGCAAGCAGGATGCCGACTACTTCTACATCATCCGCTCGGGCCAGGTGCGCCTCGCCAGGGAGACCTCGGTAGTGGACGACGAGGGGGGGGACATCCTCGGGCCGGGGGACTTCTTCGGTGTGGTGGCCACGATGTCACGCCACAGCCACATCGAGACGGCCCAGGCCCTCACCGATGTCTCGCTCATCGCCGTGCACCGTGACAACTACCACCTCCTCATCGAGCGGAACACCCCGGTGGCGCTCAAGATCATCGAGAAGTTCTCACGCCAGATGCGACATCTCGACAGGAAGCTCTCCCAGCTCACCCTCAAGCACACCATAGAGGAGTACGATCTCGAGCACCTCTTCAGGGTGGGTGAGTACTACGTACGGCAGAACCAGTACTCCATCGCCTACTACGCCTACTACCAGTACCTCAAGTATGCCCCTCAGGGACGGAACGTGGAACAGGCGAAGGCGCGGATGGAGAAGATCAAACCCTATGCCCGGCCGGTCTTCCTCGAGCCCGCCGAGGGGCTCACCCGCACCTACCCCAAGGACACCATGATCTTTTGCGAGAACATGCCGGGCGAAGAGCTCTTCGTGATACAGAAGGGCTCGGTGAGGATCACCAAGATCGTCAACGACAGGGAGGTCCTCCTCGCGGTGCTCAAGCCCGGCGATATATTCGGGGAGATGGCCCTCCTCGAGAACAAGCCCCGCTCGGCCTCGGCCATCGCTCACGAGGATTGCACCCTCCTGGTGGTGAACAAGGCGAACTTCGAGCGGATGGTGAGCACCCAGCCCCAGCTCATCGCCAAGCTCACCACCCTGCTCGCCGAGCGGATCTGGTTCCTCTACAAGCAGCTCGCCAACACCCTCCTCACCAACCCTGTCGCCAGACTCTACGACGGGATGCTCATCCACCTCGAAAAGCTGAGGGTCTCCATCCGGGACGGAACTGCCTACACCTTCGATTTCGGTCCCAGGGAGCTCGTCAACATGGTGGGACTCCCCCAGGAGAAGGGACTGCGGGCCTTCCAGGAGATCCTCTCTTCCAAGATCATCCGAGTCCTCGACGACAGGATCGTGGTGAGCGACGTGGCCGAGCTCGAGAAGCAGGCCAAGTCCTACAGGAAGATCGAACGGATCGAGCGGGCGCGCAAGGGGATCAAGACTCAAGACGCCTTCTGA
- a CDS encoding RNA polymerase sigma factor, with product MYHDDGLFDRVYRHAFPVLYRVVYRITGDGHVAEEICQEAFIRYYPRMHKIQDTDEATYWLIRVARNLAYNHERRRTRERRALTSLFKEQPKVEESEESRLLKEEDSRMVRDAIMALPYNLRVPLVLREYEGFAYQEIAKALGISEANVKIRIFRARRRLAELLEDRGMV from the coding sequence ATGTATCATGACGACGGGCTTTTCGACAGGGTGTACCGGCATGCGTTTCCCGTACTCTACAGGGTGGTCTACCGGATAACGGGCGACGGCCATGTGGCAGAGGAGATCTGTCAGGAGGCGTTTATCCGCTATTACCCTCGGATGCACAAGATTCAGGATACCGACGAGGCCACCTATTGGCTCATCCGCGTGGCCCGCAACCTCGCCTACAACCACGAGCGGCGACGTACGAGGGAGCGGCGTGCGCTCACCAGCCTCTTCAAGGAGCAGCCCAAGGTCGAGGAGAGCGAGGAGTCCCGTCTCCTCAAGGAGGAGGACTCCCGCATGGTGAGGGATGCGATCATGGCGCTCCCCTACAACCTGAGGGTGCCGCTCGTCTTGAGGGAGTACGAGGGCTTCGCGTATCAAGAGATCGCGAAGGCGCTCGGCATATCGGAAGCCAACGTGAAGATCCGTATCTTCAGGGCCCGGCGCAGGCTCGCCGAGCTGCTTGAGGACCGGGGGATGGTATGA
- a CDS encoding transglutaminase domain-containing protein, whose protein sequence is MLRSFAVFSIAVTLGAVFMWVVDALPPRIVRVVPEVASPGEVVRIVGRGFGGEPGKVWVGGRQILRRNVRSWSPRAVEVVLPRDVESGFVVVEARDGSRSNGALFAVKEEIPVVYEESASPVLSEAEPARVRIGELVRVSGGGLSRLREGGRVFVTWAGRAAVQGEASRFLPVPTDQVISWTDEEVVFRMPEGAAGGEVFLARGEERSSGVFVEVDTAPGRREYGDAVTYALTFRTTVEGVRFQPAGVVVAWLPRVLRTHWQRNIRDVEETPPAFFQNDRRLAFRFSSGPGVLIAERAVVCDVYPVWIEDVDPHLSFSEAEVSSYEAYTRPSGAIDAGDERLGGLFEELTGTAYERLWRLFTWVRDVVGYDPGGPGEPAQVLAAGRGSSLGKARLLAELGRMAGLPVRLVGGVLLEGRGDLGWYYWVEAALPGMGWVPVDPTAIQRVVRIPEGYRGQDEMFFLGGISAQHLLLFREGASTERLVPGGEAALSEEAPALWGASHEWRGVSFDRISYSVEVVGVY, encoded by the coding sequence ATGCTGCGCTCGTTCGCGGTCTTTTCCATAGCGGTGACGTTGGGTGCGGTGTTCATGTGGGTGGTCGACGCCTTGCCCCCGCGGATCGTTCGGGTCGTGCCCGAGGTGGCTTCGCCGGGGGAGGTGGTGCGCATCGTGGGTCGGGGGTTCGGAGGTGAGCCGGGCAAGGTGTGGGTGGGGGGGAGACAGATCCTCCGGCGGAACGTGCGGTCGTGGAGCCCGAGGGCGGTGGAGGTGGTCCTTCCCAGGGACGTGGAGTCCGGGTTCGTGGTGGTGGAGGCCCGTGATGGGAGCAGGAGCAACGGGGCCCTCTTCGCGGTGAAGGAAGAGATCCCGGTGGTGTACGAGGAGAGCGCCTCGCCGGTCCTCTCGGAGGCCGAACCCGCCCGGGTGAGGATAGGTGAGCTCGTACGGGTTTCGGGAGGCGGGCTCTCTCGGCTGAGGGAAGGAGGGCGTGTCTTCGTGACGTGGGCGGGAAGGGCGGCGGTACAAGGCGAGGCCTCGCGGTTCCTGCCGGTGCCGACCGATCAGGTGATCTCCTGGACCGACGAGGAGGTGGTCTTCCGCATGCCGGAGGGTGCGGCGGGGGGAGAGGTCTTCCTCGCGAGGGGTGAGGAGCGCTCGAGCGGGGTCTTTGTGGAAGTCGACACCGCACCGGGGAGGCGGGAGTACGGCGATGCGGTCACCTATGCCCTCACCTTCCGGACCACGGTGGAAGGAGTGCGGTTTCAACCTGCGGGTGTGGTGGTGGCATGGCTTCCCCGGGTCCTGCGCACGCATTGGCAGCGGAACATAAGGGACGTGGAGGAGACGCCGCCCGCCTTTTTCCAGAACGATCGGCGCCTCGCCTTCAGGTTCTCCTCCGGACCGGGGGTCCTCATCGCCGAGCGGGCCGTGGTGTGCGACGTGTATCCTGTGTGGATAGAGGATGTGGATCCTCATCTCTCCTTTTCGGAAGCGGAGGTTTCCTCGTACGAGGCGTATACCAGGCCTTCCGGCGCCATCGATGCGGGTGACGAGCGGCTGGGAGGGCTCTTCGAAGAACTCACAGGGACGGCCTACGAGCGGCTCTGGCGTCTCTTCACCTGGGTCCGGGACGTCGTGGGCTACGATCCTGGAGGTCCGGGCGAGCCGGCCCAGGTCCTCGCCGCCGGGAGGGGGTCCTCCCTCGGAAAGGCCCGCCTCCTCGCGGAGCTCGGCCGCATGGCAGGGCTCCCCGTGCGCCTCGTGGGCGGGGTGCTCCTGGAGGGGCGCGGAGACCTCGGGTGGTACTACTGGGTGGAGGCGGCGCTCCCCGGCATGGGATGGGTGCCCGTGGACCCCACGGCGATCCAGAGGGTGGTGCGTATCCCCGAAGGATACCGGGGACAGGATGAGATGTTCTTCCTCGGCGGGATTTCGGCCCAGCATCTGCTCCTCTTCAGGGAGGGCGCTTCCACGGAACGCCTCGTACCAGGAGGTGAGGCCGCGCTCTCGGAGGAGGCTCCGGCCCTCTGGGGAGCGAGCCACGAGTGGCGGGGCGTCTCCTTCGATCGGATCTCCTACTCGGTGGAAGTGGTGGGGGTCTACTAG
- the cysS gene encoding cysteine--tRNA ligase, whose product MELRLFNTMGRIQEPFVPREAGKVGMYTCGPTVYNYAHIGNLRTYIFEDVLRRTLLHAGYRLVHVMNVTDVGHLTSDGDEGEDKVIKAARERGMSVWEIAEFFTRAFFEDTDKLNIQRPEIVCKATEHIPEMIDLVKRLEERGHTYLAGGNVYYDISTFPRYGELARLDEQDLRAGARVGVDAHKRSPRDFVLWFTRSKFEHQAMVWDSPWGRGYPGWHLECSAMSMKYLGEQFDIHCGGVDHIPVHHTNEIAQSEGATGKHPWVRYWLHAEFLVMDSGKMSKSKGNFLTLSGLEEEGFHPLDYRYFCLGAHYRSQLFFSWEALEAARNARRNLIEHLSGLHPRDGWEQTRLSERGEAYMREFEEAIGDDLATPRALAVLWRALKDEALPPEERAVLAVTMDRILGLSLAEAIASDDALEPELLELVRRREALRKQRNFAEADRIRDELARRGIIVEDTPQGPRWKRKTT is encoded by the coding sequence ATGGAACTCAGGCTCTTCAACACCATGGGCAGGATCCAGGAGCCGTTCGTCCCTCGGGAGGCGGGCAAGGTGGGGATGTACACCTGCGGCCCCACCGTATACAACTATGCGCACATCGGGAACCTCCGCACCTACATCTTCGAGGATGTCCTGAGGCGCACCCTCCTCCATGCGGGCTACCGGCTCGTGCACGTGATGAACGTGACCGACGTGGGCCACCTCACTAGCGACGGCGACGAAGGAGAGGACAAGGTGATCAAGGCCGCGCGCGAGCGGGGGATGAGCGTGTGGGAGATCGCCGAGTTCTTCACCAGGGCCTTTTTCGAGGACACGGACAAACTCAACATCCAGCGGCCCGAAATCGTCTGCAAGGCCACGGAGCACATCCCCGAGATGATCGACCTGGTGAAGCGGCTCGAGGAGCGGGGACACACCTACCTCGCAGGCGGCAATGTGTACTACGACATCTCCACCTTTCCCCGGTACGGAGAGCTGGCTCGGCTCGACGAGCAGGACCTTCGCGCCGGTGCCCGTGTCGGGGTGGATGCCCACAAGCGCAGTCCTCGGGACTTCGTCCTGTGGTTCACCCGTTCCAAGTTCGAGCACCAGGCCATGGTGTGGGACTCCCCATGGGGGAGAGGCTATCCCGGCTGGCACCTCGAGTGCTCGGCCATGAGCATGAAGTACCTCGGTGAACAGTTCGACATCCACTGCGGCGGAGTGGATCATATCCCTGTGCACCACACCAACGAGATCGCCCAGAGCGAGGGCGCGACGGGGAAGCACCCGTGGGTGCGCTACTGGCTGCACGCCGAGTTCCTCGTCATGGATTCCGGCAAGATGTCCAAATCGAAGGGCAACTTCCTCACGCTCTCCGGCCTCGAGGAAGAGGGGTTCCACCCCCTCGATTACCGGTACTTCTGCCTCGGGGCGCACTATAGGAGCCAGCTCTTCTTCTCGTGGGAGGCCCTGGAGGCGGCCAGGAACGCACGACGGAACCTCATTGAACACCTGAGCGGGCTTCATCCCAGGGACGGGTGGGAGCAGACCCGGCTCTCAGAGCGGGGAGAGGCCTACATGCGTGAGTTCGAGGAGGCGATAGGAGACGATCTTGCCACGCCGCGTGCCCTCGCCGTGCTCTGGCGTGCGCTGAAGGACGAAGCCCTCCCGCCCGAGGAACGGGCCGTGCTCGCGGTGACCATGGACCGCATTCTCGGCCTCTCGCTTGCGGAGGCCATCGCCTCCGACGATGCGCTCGAGCCCGAGCTCCTCGAGCTCGTCCGGCGGCGCGAGGCGCTGCGGAAGCAGCGGAACTTCGCCGAGGCCGACAGGATTCGTGACGAACTCGCGCGTCGGGGTATCATCGTGGAGGATACCCCCCAGGGGCCGCGCTGGAAACGAAAGACCACCTAG